In the Triticum aestivum cultivar Chinese Spring chromosome 2B, IWGSC CS RefSeq v2.1, whole genome shotgun sequence genome, CACTTGTTAATTCTGCACGAAAAACGGACCACGCAGAGCCAGGTAGCCATTAAAAGAATAGAATATCTCGACGACAAGCACGGTAAACACGTGGTTCTGAGACACTGTCTGGGTTACTTTTGAGACCATCCTCCTCCCAACTCTAGCGGTCCCTCCTCctcaccccctcccctcctccctcccttgccGCCGCTTGAGGCAGCCGCCGGGCAAGCCCGAGGCGCCAAGGACGatggcggcggggcctcggttgccctCCTTATGTGTGGAGAACCCCGGATCTGAAGCGGCGGTTTCATTGGCAAGGCACGACCGGCTAACAGTCATGTGAGTGGTGGATCCGGTGCCCCGGTCGCGCCGGCGGCGGGATCGGTGGtcgttggcggccggcggcggcttcTACGGCGGTTGGTGTGCGCGATCTGGCGCCTCCCTTCCTCCCCTGTTCGGCGTGCGGGCCAGCCTGGTcgggccgcgcttcctcttggtcgTCAGTTCTGTACAGGAGGTGTTGCTGGTGGCGGAGATCTAGTTCGGGAGAAATCCCTGGCCGACCATGACCGGCCGCGCCGACGGTGACGCCTGAGGACGCtgtttccctccttggaggcgtcggtatggactgatctcctcacttcaccTTTTCCTAAgtctcccgggcgaaagccctaactctgttgggcggcggcggcgctcacggcgccgttcccttcttgaaggcgccgctttgggaaccttggggttgggtggcgcttgtgggtggtgggtgACGGCGGTGGTGCGGTCCTTTTATGGCATGGATTTATGtctgttgcttggagatggactcgcgtaggtggaggtcgtctgCTGGCATCGTGGTGACGTCattggcggaggacctgccaaggctcgcgtaggtggaggtcgtcgtttggcgtcatgatggcgtcgatggcggaggacctgccatgGTTGTCACCTCAGTCTGCTttgaagatggaccagtggaagatggcggcgacgacacatgtgagtgcgtcagaccggtttgaGCCCGGGACCCGGCAGATGGCTCGGTCgaggcctccggctttagatgttaggcttaggtgagaggtatgagtatgtggcccagcttgcacccATCATTTGGATACGAGTAGCGGCAGAtgctgccaagatggcggattcaggtatattgttgttatactttgtaagatcctcgagaataatcaataaaatggccgtatgcatctcccagatgcagagaccgggggtcatcctccttttcaaaaaacaaaaaattacccaaaatcatcacacttggggctagggtaacaacttgataCCACATTTGTGCCAGGGCACAGAGAACCATCAGATCTGCGCCTAACGAATAACGAAGCGCATGGATTGTCTGATTTGCTCGAGAAAACAGCGAAACTGACACATTAGGCCCACCTGTCGGGCTGACGTGGCAAAGACCAAAAAGTTTGACCGACTGATGTGGCAAATGAGACACGGACCCCACCTGTCAATGACTCAAAAGTCATCTTcacaaaaaaaaatctatgaagCATTTCATCGAGCACCTTCTATGCGTTCATCCTCTGGCCACTAAAGAATGCACAGCACGCCATGGCCATGCCGGAGGAGTGATCAGAGGAACAGCACCGGCTTCTACCTCGCCCCGGGCGCGGCCTCTTCGCTCGCCGCCGCGTCCTCCGGCGCCTGGTCTGGCAACTTCTGCGCATGAACCGGCTGCCCACCGATGAGGACACCTGCCGCCTCGACCGCGCCACCGCCGACTACAGCACGGGCTACATCGCCTACGAAGGCCGTGGGCAAGATGGCGGTCACCAAGCTGTGGACCGCGCGAGGAAGGGGTGAGCAGCTCATCTCGAGCACGCATGCGTGCTCGGATGCGCCGACACCAGGCATGAAGAAGACGACCGTCGTCGTCCATGGAGGACTCACCAGCGAACTCCGTCGCGTCGTCCGCCGTTGCTGGCCATGGCCATGGAGCTCTAAGCTGGGCAGAGATGGCTCAACTGCCCACAAGTTGCTCGATGCAATGCTCAAAAAAAATAAAGATAGGATGAAGATGAACATGTACTCATGACAGGCAGGGCCCGCATCTCATCTGCCACATCACCTGTTTGGTCTTTGCTACGTCATCCCAACAGGCGGGCGGGCCCTACCTGTTTCGCTGTTTTCGCGACCAAATTCGAGCGTTAGTGCTCCGTGTTACTCATTAGGCACGAACTCGATGATTTTTTTGCCCTGGTTCAAACTCGTGGTACCAaattgttaccctagccccaagtgtggtggttttgggtaaataactctaCTTTTGACTTGCTCCAGTTCATTTTACCGAGCTTCTACCGGATATTACCACAATTTATCGCTTGATTCAGTCACCACATGgtttctccttttctttctttttttgctggGATCAAATTCTTTTTTTTGCTGGGATCAAACATGGTTTCCTGGGTGGATACAAGTCCAACTTTCAGCAAAACAATGTAACAACAAATAATTTAGGACGTAGGTAATATAAAATATTCATTAAGGATTTTGATATAGAAAGAAGATAGTACAACTACACGGCGGAAGTGCAGGAGCAACCTGCCTAGAGCGAAACGGCGAGCAACTAAAACTGGACCACTTACGGCACCAACAAGATAAATCACACAGTAAGACTAAGACAGTAGAATATTTGTAGCAAAACAATGTCTTCGTTGCAAAAACAGCGGGAGTAAGATACTTCTAGTACACAATATTTATACGACTTCATTCACCACGCTGAATATTAAAAGCAGACACTAACTCAGAACCCTAGAGACACGACAATAGACATACGACACTACACAACTGACTTAACAGAAGCACAATAAGACGACTAAACATAACGAGCTTTTAGTCCGGTTATCGTCTCAGCACGTtacttcgatgatgatgatgatgacggcatcTCAATCATCAGGTCTTGAACTCCTTCGGCAAAGTTTGAGGCTGGCCCATGCCCATCAATCTCTGGATCTGAAACCAAAGGGAGGAATAGTCAGACCAAACATTGTGAATCAAAAAAAAGAATATAAGCTTTTTGATCAAGAAGACAAGATGTGCATACATACAGCTGTCTTTGAAGTGTTCTTGCGTAAGTAGATCAAAACCGAGCTGTGGCGTCCTTCCATGGGCCAGCACAATCATTTGATTAGCTGATTGCTAATCAGAGTCTTCATACAAACCTTCATCGTCTGAAACCTCGTCAAAAGACCGCATATCTAGCTGATAGCGTAGCAGACCACCAATACCACCAAATCCTCTACAGAACTGTGATCCCTCTTGCGACTTGTTAGTGACAAACTCGAGCGCGCAGCCAAACTTCTTGTATTCATTAGCAAACCACTCCAACAAAGAGATCTTTTCCTGAACCTCCAACTCGGCATTAGTCTCACTATCACGGAAATTGCTCTGATCCGCTTCCTGCTCCTTGTTCAAATGTTTGACAATGACCTCCCCAGAGACACTGTGCTTCAGCGAATATCTGTTGATATCAAGATTCTCCCACACTATCAGAGTCTCAACAGCACCCATTTCAAGAGCCTTCAGAGTGTCATCAACACCGAAAACATATTTCCCAGTATCTTGACTGATCTCTTCAAAGTACTTGCCAATTAACTTCTTCTCTTGTATGAACTTCACATTTGCTAGAATCTCAGCTGACAACTCAATTGCTTGGTTGAAACCATTCTCACCACCATAGGAAACATCAACCACATTAAGTATCTTGGCTTGAAGTCTCTGGTCAAACATATCAGACTGGCTCAGCTCTGTCTTGAAATCAGCAGAACCAGCAAGAATTAGTCCAGAAACATTAGGCTGACTTGTAGCTGGGTTAATAAAAAACTGAGTAGCAAGCTCAGCAGTTTTTCGGACATAGTTATGACGTTTTTCCATCCGAAGACGAGCAAAACGTAGAGCAGACTGCCCTCCTCTACCATGCTTCTTTGGGAGATCAACAGTAAATTTGTGAAGCACCTCACGTGTATTTCCACTTAGTGTGCCAAAAAGTGTACCATTACCATCCATAACAATGAAGCCGAACTTGTCATCAGATTCCAACAGCTCATTTAAAGCCTCAGTGTGGAACTTGTTATCACAAAGGTAAAGTGAGACATTTATAGGCTTGAATGGCTCAAAATCAATAGTAACCTTCTTTTCTTTTCCATCATCAGTAACAATGGTTCCAGTGTAGAGAACCAAACCATTGGGAGGAACTCTGTTGTAAAGCTTCAGCCTCTGCTGAGCTGAGGTAATGGCACCCAAAACTGATTGACGATTGACTCTACTCTTGATGTTTGAAGCGGTACCATACTCGTCGCCTAACATCTTCGCCACTCGAGAAACCTGATCGCGTGGAGGCATAATAAGGGAGATCATGCTTGTACCATTGCCTCTAGCAGACTCCAGTGCCTTGATCAGCTTTTTAATCTTCCAGATTTCAATGTTCCTATCAGTTTCCTGGCTCTCAGACATCTTGATAGAGCCCGGCTGAGACTAGTTCACCTGTAGACAGCCAAACACACACACCAACAGAAATATGAGGGCCTTGGGAAAAAAAAACTTCCATGGGACCAGTTCCCCCATAGAAACAATTGTTCTACTAAATCAAATAAGGGAGTTTGTAAAATATTCAGTGCAGATGCTCTAGATATTTAAATTTTATTGTTGACCAAGTTGAGTTCTCCATACCCCAACTGTGCCAGCAAGGTCCAAATTATAGTACAAATAAGAAACAGAAGTCACAAACACTTACTTACATTGATCAAAGATAGTAGTCAGTGAAGCTAATTTACAGGAAACATCATAAACACAGCACACAGGGAATGAAGCATAACTGATTTACTGGAACCAGCATAATTGAGACATAGCATGAAGTGAACGAAGCAGCAAAATTCATTAGACAAAACAATTTCCCACGACAAATTTGATATGTGCAAGAACTACTGCAGCAACAAAAACACAAATGTGCGTTGCATTAAGCATACTAATACTGCTTTCAGTACCAATTGTGAACTTTGACATATTAATATGTGTGTGAACAGAGTTGAGAGTTTCATTTTCAGATACTTGAAAAGATTTCGCAGCCAACATATATAACAATTAAGCATGTAAAGTTATTGGCCGGTTGCACAGAGTTCAGCAAAGCATATGATAACGGAATTCCTTCTATATTTGGAGAAAAAAAGTTCAAGCAGCTAGATAATCCCCATAATAACTGAAGAACATACAGAACAAAGCACGGTTGAAATCAGAAAAGTCCTCCAGTAATAAAACTATGATGATACCAAGGTAGAACATATAcaactaaaagtatgaaacaaatgAAGAGCGATCCTAGAAAAATTTGCTGCAGAACACAACAGTTAACAAATCTAAACAGTAGCAGTCATGTGTTGGACAACACAATAAGCATAACTTAGTACGGAAACACATGGACTGCAGGCTTATATTTTATGACCTAGTGGTTTATAATGTAAATGATAGATCTGCTCAAGCAATATGGCATATAGAAGACTTAAGGTCATTGCAATTCCGTTGGCCTACTTAATACTTGCTCTCTATAAACCAAGAGAATGATGCTTATGCCAGCTTACCATAGAATATATTCCTTTAAAATACTGCATAAGTTATGATATTCCACAAGTAGACAATATGACTTGACATTCTTAGCACAAAAAACCTCGGTTCAATTCACAATCATCTTCAATAAGCACATCTGAAACGCTACAACCCGATTAGTAGTTGTCATTGTCTTCATCTTTATTCTAGAACTCTCTTTCTCTTCATATCGAGATTAGGAGCAGGACTCTGGAACAAGGAGAAACCTTGCGTTTCTCCCTAATCAAACCGCAGATAATGAGTAATAATTTAACTTGCAGTGGGACTGTGCAACCAAAGGTGAATCCTGGAGTGGGAAGCTGGGTCAGTAGGGTGTGGAGACAAGGATAAGAGCAGATCCTCCGTGAGCACGAAAGAAGGGGATGTGTGTGGATTGCGGAGAACTCGGGTGGATTCCATATAAGGTATGCAATGATCTTGATGTGCTGAAATCCACTGGTAGAGTTCAATCCACTGGTAGAGTTCAAGATAACTCCAGGGAATCCTCACACAAGCTATTGCAACAACAAACTATGAAGTTCTAGAAAGCTGAAACATTAtaagttcgcatgcatatatataaaaagaaacaCAAACAATTTGGATGAACCCAAAAGCAAGATGAGCAGCTCCTACTCGTTAGCAAAATTGCACACTAATAAACATTGTGGCCACTAACAGGAAGGCCCACCGGATAAGTGGAATTGAAATAAACGCAATTCATATGCTCGAAAAGAAGAAATGCCAAAAATTCATCATCTAAGCCCGCATGTATTTAGGACTCTGCCCCAATATCCTAACTCTTCTTCCGTACATCCAAACGAATCAACCCATGCACTCGGCAACGGCACGCAATCTCAAAACAGGAACACGGATCGATCGACTTGCGCAGAATAACTCGCGGATGAACAACCGCGCAAAATCGCAGAAAAACATCCGACCAGCGCGCTCGCCTCGCACAGATCCCGAAATCGCAAGATTGCACGATCGCCGCGTGAGCTACAGAAGTGTCGATCAACGAAACCCACCGGGAATCAACGGATAACAACACGCAATCGGACCAAAACACTTCGCACCGCGAGAACTATGGATTCAGCACCAAATCGCAACCAGATATAGCGAGATCGGGTTAGGGTTCGTTACCTAGGAGAAGGGGTTGGGACGGAGGGAGGGGAGTGCCGACTTCACGCGGGTGGCTGGGTGGGGAATCCTCTCCTCTGGCTGTCGGCTGCTTAGGAATATTGAGCGATAATAAGTTTCCGCTGTGTTATTATATCACCAGGTGGTGACAGAGCTCGGCATCGGCCCGCCGCAGCCAGCTCGCGGCAGGATGGGCCTGGGAAGCCCGTTTCTTGTCAGCCGGACCCTCATACCATGGGCCTAAGACATCCCGCGTGCTTCCCAGCATAACAGCTGTTCTGTTTtatattctcaaaaaaaaaagctgttctgttttattttttatttttcagattttggtttttctttcatttttaaaaaaatatttttgtgcaTTTAATTATTCTATAGTTTTTGTAAGTTTTTTTTCCGAATATATGGTGAAAATTTTCTAAAATATACAAAAATTGTATAAGGTGAACATTTTTCaagtacacattgaacattttctaTATGTGATGGACTTTTTAAATTATATGACGAACACTTGTCAATACACACTAAACATATATCTAATATACAGTGAATTATTTTTAATATAGGGTGAACACTGTTTTAATATACACTGAACTTATTTTGAAATGGAGAGAGAGTAGAACTTAAAAAAAACACATTTTCAGAAAATTTAGAAGTTATTAGtgttttcaaaaatattcatgttttcaaaaaatgttcaaataaacTAACCAAGAAACCGATTCACTACAATGCACTGGTCGCTACAGTGCCAGCTTTACAATGGTACAAAGAGCGCTACAGTTTCGCGTAGAAGCGGTGTGTCGCCCTCTAGATGTGTCGGCCTATTTGAATCACGCCTATGCGAAGGCACGGCCGTTTGCTGACGCGGGTAGTTTTTTTTCCGAGACAATGCTGCCGCCAACAGCTATATCTTGCAGAACAAAGGTTCTCTCGATGAAGCGTCTCGACTAATCAAGCCGGCCCACTACAACATATATTTGCGACAAATAGTGTAAAAGGGtagtgtcgtggtactaagtctgacagtaagtatagagggtacgtatgaggaggcaaggtcctagctacggcgagattgtacgcaagtgtttacgacttcaggcccctctcggaggaggtaaaagccctacgtctcggtgcccgggggcggtcgactgaattatatgagtgtgtgtgttacagggggtgcgaacccttgtgccagaggaggagggtggcttataaagagttcgccaggaccccagccatcccccttTACAGAGGGTTCAACGTACATAAAGATTAGGGCGTTattggtaacgccagccttaagtgccttAAATGACCTTAAAGATTACGGAGTGAATGCTCGCCCGTTGCTgttctgagtgactcctggtcttcagtaggtcgagtggtttcttgtatgatCGAGTGGTTGACTGGTCGTGTGACTTCGGGAAGGAGGGATACCCGAGTGGttcattggtcgagtggattgcactcgacacctttattgggtactccctgttgtctcttgaccttctttgcttctagggtagtgaccttgggtagggcgtataggtcaggcctatgaccctaccctgggtctgtatcctcatcattagcccccaaatggattaaGGTCCGGGTGGGAGGAAGATTGAAGTTCATCTTGCTTCGACCCTTGCGCTTCACAAGTATTTACGCAAGATAGAAGGATCGTGTTGGAACTTCAGCTTCGCTTcaatcgccttgatcgattcagaaagtTGCCGAGTGAATTGATTACATCATCCGTCGAGTGTTGTTTTTGGGCGCggaatctttggcgcgattggttacggtgtatcccggatctcacgggattcaaaatttcggggaagcacgcgggacggagcgtgccgtggtaagcgggatggatagacaggagcgtctcgatccccgcgccacctttttcaccatgtactcagcgcgcgactgttgcgggatttgacaagaTCGCCTAGGCCCATgcatcagccactcggaagtgggcctttaaaaggcAACGGAGCCGAGGCGCTTGCACTGTGCGCGTCCATTTTCTCCCCttttcctctgcttctccactgcaTCCTGCTCCTTCGCTCTCGACGCCGCCTctccgccaccatggtgaaggacaagacggcggcgctggaacgcgcgaagaaggcgacgggggcggagaAAGGCAAGAAGCAAAATCGGGGGTCGTCGTCGCGGTCGGCGCTGCCACCAGGTTGGATCCAGGGCAATTGGATCCGATCCTCACTCCGGCAAGAAGATTTGGACGAGCTGGTGGAGTCTGGACTGATTGCCACTGGTGCTGTGCGGTTGCCGGAAGGGGAGATGGAGCcgcagccgcgaccgggtgagtgtgtttggcttgccacccatgtcgaccggggTTTCTCGCTCCCCCCGCACCCCTTTTTCCGGGGTTTCCTGAACTTCTTTGGAgcccaactccatcacttttctcccaacaccatcgcataccttgctgcattcgtgtccatgtgcgagaattttctgggttgtcgaccacactggggtcttttcaagcacattttcactatccgctctcagtcggtgaagaaagcaaatACGAGTGATGAGAAAACACACGTCATgtagatgtgtgggggtttgggtatccagaagaggcagaggagctctttcccttccatgacccttcctgagtcggtcagaggctggcagtcgacctggttctactgccaggacctcgcaactccaggccagtcgactggacttccccatTTCACCTTTGATCGTGTTCAGACTCCTTCCTCGCTGAAGGTGACTACTGCTGAGAGTGTGCAAACAAACATGCTAGTTGAGAGGGTGGTTCAATTGATCAATCAAGGCGTCACTGGCATGGATTTGCTAGAggtattcctcagtcgacgcatccagccgctccaggctcgtgaccaccctatgtggatgtattctggagccaacgacaccgctcgggttcaaCCAGAGGAAGTGCCGGCTAAGACAGTGGCCTAGTGGTTGAGGAGTattacaggaaacaaggacaaccctagAGGCGGTAGGAGAGTCGACCCCTTTAGtgacagcaaccagccagacaaggttcgGTCTCTACCACCGACTGTATTTGGGTACATTTTCCGACTATCTTTGAATCCGACTGATATCTGCTCGACTTCTGTTCTTGtaggtttatactgagatgtactcgatgcccaatggtgaacaggCTCTGGAGCAAGACCAGGAAGGAGAAGACATCACGGAGGAGAGCGGCGATTGGCAATCTCCGGACGATGAGGACGAagaggagagcgacgagtcggacgACGAAGAGATGGTCGACTCACCACCTCGCTCAGAACATCAATCCAAGCTACTCCATGATCCAGCGGGCAGGCGCAGCAAGACCGTGGCCCCAAGCACCCAAGCGCAGAAGCGTACTCGGACTTCGACCCGGAGCCGACGGAAAAAGTCACCAAGCAGCCAAAGGTCGTTCCTCCAAAAGGTCGAAAGACTCTGCCCAGGATtaagatggatgttcctgttgcctcTGGGTGAGTATTCCTTTCTGTGTTTTCCTTTACCGACTGACTCTTCTGTTCTGACCGAATGGATCATGCACATTTCCAGCCCAACCTCTGTCGCGACTGATATGGATGTTGACAAGGCC is a window encoding:
- the LOC123044375 gene encoding eukaryotic peptide chain release factor subunit 1-3; protein product: MSESQETDRNIEIWKIKKLIKALESARGNGTSMISLIMPPRDQVSRVAKMLGDEYGTASNIKSRVNRQSVLGAITSAQQRLKLYNRVPPNGLVLYTGTIVTDDGKEKKVTIDFEPFKPINVSLYLCDNKFHTEALNELLESDDKFGFIVMDGNGTLFGTLSGNTREVLHKFTVDLPKKHGRGGQSALRFARLRMEKRHNYVRKTAELATQFFINPATSQPNVSGLILAGSADFKTELSQSDMFDQRLQAKILNVVDVSYGGENGFNQAIELSAEILANVKFIQEKKLIGKYFEEISQDTGKYVFGVDDTLKALEMGAVETLIVWENLDINRYSLKHSVSGEVIVKHLNKEQEADQSNFRDSETNAELEVQEKISLLEWFANEYKKFGCALEFVTNKSQEGSQFCRGFGGIGGLLRYQLDMRSFDEVSDDEGLYEDSD